The nucleotide sequence CTTTTAaaacagagagagagagagagattctttatttcctccgacatatgacttaaaattaaaatttaaaaatccaTTCTTACTCAGTTACTAAACTTCCATAACGCATATTCCAAAGTGATGTGTTGTAGTGTCAGTGGATATATggaaatttatttagtggtctCTAACCTACAGTGCCTACAGGTAAGCAATCGGAAATCCTCGGCTAGTATCCAACCGATTTTGAAGCTttccggagatggccgagttgttacgattgacaGGTAAGCCCCAAAAtgaatgagttatgagtggattttctcgaaaactggatttcaattcgatttccgatctattttcgaaaaatttcttcatttttgacaaattttaataacatttgaaatataaacccaccATGAGGaactttcaaatatatttacaaaattaattaattaattaattaaaatgaatgaattctTAGTGGATTTTACGTTTTGAGTGCATTTCacggattcctgtatcaccccgcaccgcTAAAAGGAATGACGTCATCATtttatgtacttccgttgtgaaaattctcaataaaaaaatgttggtatgattgatagacatgttttcacatgctcaatacactgtaaatcaaaaatatcattattcctgaaacttttataccttaagtattcttgcttgatttatcattcagagtagagattaaagcataaaccgctgccctatagttgaaaggtcattttggaagaactgtcatggtgGACGGTgtaatttttagagtttgttttttcaagtggagtgatttttcttaggaataacttgaccccccttttttattggcttaaaaggtaatttaaagcttgtactttaagaatatatgtggttatcatagcctgcattcgctggAAATGCCTTttaatgttgtctaaaaattataatttttcattgaattatatagggaataacaatggtggtgtgtaacctaaaaggtATACCAGTatcccgaagcttgccggagatcgccgagttgttacgattgacgCCCATGTgttcattcggagctcctcggccattttttcaaaaacaactacttcaacagatgtaccggcatacatccgaggttgtttttgaaaaaatggccgaggagttccgaatgccatGTGTTCTGTCTCATTCGAATTTCACGTTACGTAATATTTACACGGCGGCCATCTTGGAGGCACATGCGCAGTGCCGTACACTATTCCGCTACAGCTGAGTAACCAAGCAGAACTGTCAAAACCAACAAGTCATTATTATCTTGTTCCCGGGGgctttaaatgtcaaaatatggtAATTAAGTGTTCAGTAATTGGTTGTTCGAACAGAAAGGATCGCGAGAAAGACTTACAATACTACAGAATACCTGCAGTGATCAAAAATCAAGGTGATGAATGTGAGAGGCTATCTACAAATCGGAGACGACAGTGGTTAGCACAACTTGGGCAGagctttgaaaacaaaaacatagatAATGTCCGAATATGTTCAGCTCATTTTGTTAAAGGTAAGAATATTACAAATGATTAGCAGTACATTCACAAGTGATGTTTTCATGCAGTTActaattatatatacactgaATCATTACAAATATTTAGCTCTTACCAGTTGAGTTCATGAATACTGtagaaaaacatttacaatttcatgATTCAAGGAAAAAGTTCATGTATGatagtattaaaaaatatatgtgacTGTTTCCCTCATTCTTCAGGAAAGAGGGCAGACCTGTACGATCAGCTCAATCCGGACTGGGTTCCTACCATTAACCTCAGGGGATGTGCTACACCGAAACCACCAGTCCATAATGACAGCACAACTCCGTCTACCAGTCGTTACAATCGCCAGAAAGACAGAATACAGCGAAGATTAGATATGTCCCAGTTTGCCACAGGTAATCAACTTAATTTAGCAGCATACTGTATATAACGGCATAACCATAGGGTATATAATATAGTTACCAGTGAAGTTGTGGGATTTAAACCTGTGCCAAATGGAACACTCATTATAACCTTCAGTTGACCTGTTATGGTCATTGTTATAGCACAGCTGTAATACTTcctatgtgttttatataaattttagttGCACTTCttattttgttcatgtgatGTTTCAGCTGAGCTGACAGACACAGGCCCAATGGATGAAGATTCTGAGACTCCATGTTCTTCAACCCAAACAGACATGAACGGGCAGTACATAGAGGAAATGAAACATGATATTGAAGCACTCCAATCTCAAAATCAGCACTTGAAGTCTCAGCTATCAGACAAGTTCTCAGAGAAAGACTTTGAAGGGAATGATGAAAAGGTGAACCACTTGACCGGTTTGTCATCTCATGAAACTCTGATGTTGGTGTTTGAGTACCTCCTTCCCTATTTGCCATCTTCACTTGTTATAACACAGTTCAAGATGTTGATCATGACTCTTATGAGACTAAGACTCAACTTGTCAGTGATGTTCCTGGCATATGAATTTGGTGTTTCTCAGGCGACAGTGTCACGAGTGTTTACCAATGTAATGGACTGCATGTTTGCTAGACTACACCCAATGGTACATTGGCCTCAGCGAGAAGTGTTACAAAAGACAATGCCAATGCAGTTTCGAAAAAACTTTGGGAAGAAAGTTGTTTCCATTATAGACTGTTTTGAAGTGTTTATTGAAAAACCTTCTAATTTACAGGCTTCGGCAGAAACCTACAGCTCCTAAAAACACCACCATACAGTTAAATTTCTTATAGGAATAACGCCTCAAGGAACTGTGTCTTATATTTCAAAAGGTTGGGGTGGTAGAACCAGCGACAAGTATATGACTGAACACTGTGGGTATTTGAATAAGCTGTCTCCAGGTGATTTGATCTTAGCTGACCGAGGTTTTGATATAAGTACAAGTGTTGGCTCACTTGCAGCGTCGGTTAACATACCAGCTTTCACAAAAGGTAGAGATCAGCTGTCAGCGGCCGACATTGAATCAACAAGAAAACTTGCCAATGTCCGAATTCATGTAGAACGGGTAATTGGGACTGTCCGTCAAAAGTACTCATTTTTAAATGGAACTGTGCCTATAAGATTTCGAATGTTTAAGGACGAAAATGATTTCACTGTACTTGACAAAATTGCCCATGTGTGTTGTGCATTAGTTAACCTAAATGCATCAGTTGTTGGATTTGATTGAAAGTTAActacatgttgttgtttgtttgcacATCATGTTAGTATTGTTATTGCAGGCGCCACTGCTACATGTGCCACTGCTACATgtgcataataaatataaatatgaaatgtattGCTCTTAGTTGTTACACCCTGCTGATATTCTTGACCATGTGTTCACTGTTGAACATGGAACCTTGGTGTCTTTAACAGCTCAAACAGGTTTACGACAAATATTAAACGTTCTCGAACATGTTCCGTGCAGAACCAGTACTAAGCATGCTTGTTAAATGCCAttataacttgtttaaacttGCACTCTGCAACCTTTGAGCACCAAAAGCCACATTGACCTGAATTTCGCAGGCTGTGACCAAAGCaagcataaaaaagaaaaaaaaacttttgaaatcatttatctTCCAATGAACAATAATTATACTGGTAAGGTATGAAATGCAGCAATATTGAATAACAAGTGAATTGTACATGTTACGAATTGACTATTAttgtacatataaaacataatcaaaaactTGCCGGTCACAGAACAAATGCTTGTACATGAATATGTTAACTTCTGGAAGTACATTTACATATGATAGATCAAATTCACTTATTAAACAGTCAACACAATGATCCAGTTAATGACGAGCAAGACGCCTGCGCTTAAACTGTGGCAGCTTCCTACATACATGGCAAAACCATTTCCCAGCTGGAGCACTTTCAATATTTACACAACCATAATGAAACCACTCAATTTCACAATCATCATTGTCACAACCTATCATTTTACCAAACTCAACCTGGTTACACACACAATAAAGTTTTTCATCACTTTTGACAGGGCTTTGGATGTTTTCTGATGATTTGAGCAGAGGAGTACATAAAGACTGGTTTAGATCATTTTTGTCAACAACCAGAGTTGTATACACTTTAGCTACCAGCTCGGGCAGTATAGCAATTTGGAACAAATTGTCAgctttcatacaaatattttcatagaaGTTTTTGTCAAATGGAATTGTCTCAACAAACAAATCCTTACTAGTCCACACTACAAAGTAAGTAACATCCATTTTACACACTCCCATTTGTGTCTGAACCTGGTAGAAATAGCTGTGTTCCCGGTTTAGTGTCAACTGGCCTTCTTTGATTTCAAGGCATGTACAATTGCTCTCTGAAATGATATCATCCCTTATTGTATATGGGCATTTAACTTCCACACAGGCAGAGCCGCAACACGCACATGTGAGAATTCCGTCAGATGACGCCCCAAGAAATGGCCTGTCTGTGCTGATGAAAAAACCACAGTCTGAAATGCACATTCCCTCGTGCTCATGGCTCACATGCTTTACAAACTGGTCACGTGCTCTGTTTTCATTACTCAGACCCCACTTTGTTGCAATGTTTTCAAATCTGCTACTTTCGGGGTAGCAAATACTCTTTACAAGGCTTTCAGATGGCTTCAGTGGGTTGGTTTCACATGCAGCCTTCATTTTTGAAGCAGTTATCCGACCAGCTCTAAATCTAAACCAAAGTCCAGATTTTGACTGTTGCCGTGTCTCCATTTCCACATTTGCAGCTTGCTCAGCCGTGCAAGTAATTGTAACCTCGGAACATTTCAAAAGAACAGTTGTAGTGTCATTGCCAATGAGGTCGGGATCACGAAGTTTTGTCAACTGTTCTGGCAAGTCAAGTTTGTCTGCTTTTGGGATGAACTCATCAGCAAAAGGATCAATGACAGAGAGAAGGCCAGGTTTTTTCTGCAACCGTTGGGCTTTCTCACAAAATGACATTAAGTCTGAATATGAGGCTTTCGGAAAGCTTGCCTTTCGTGTGGTTGGTGTTTTCTCTGGCATTTCAGATGTTGATGTCACCTTCCGGGCTGCGGATTTCTTTGATGTGAAGTCAATCTCACTTATTTCTTTATAGTTGA is from Mya arenaria isolate MELC-2E11 chromosome 9, ASM2691426v1 and encodes:
- the LOC128203449 gene encoding uncharacterized protein LOC128203449 translates to MVIKCSVIGCSNRKDREKDLQYYRIPAVIKNQGDECERLSTNRRRQWLAQLGQSFENKNIDNVRICSAHFVKGKRADLYDQLNPDWVPTINLRGCATPKPPVHNDSTTPSTSRYNRQKDRIQRRLDMSQFATAELTDTGPMDEDSETPCSSTQTDMNGQYIEEMKHDIEALQSQNQHLKSQLSDKFSEKDFEGNDEKVNHLTGLSSHETLMLVFEYLLPYLPSSLVITQFKMLIMTLMRLRLNLSVMFLAYEFGVSQATVSRVFTNVMDCMFARLHPMVHWPQREVLQKTMPMQFRKNFGKKVVSIIDCFEVFIEKPSNLQASAETYSS
- the LOC128203251 gene encoding uncharacterized protein LOC128203251; its protein translation is MTKVLHSQRLREKPLQPWVIAKPDGVVVAAHCNCMAGLGEACTHIAALLFSVMAAVEVRDSKSVTESKCWWIQPTATKAINYKEISEIDFTSKKSAARKVTSTSEMPEKTPTTRKASFPKASYSDLMSFCEKAQRLQKKPGLLSVIDPFADEFIPKADKLDLPEQLTKLRDPDLIGNDTTTVLLKCSEVTITCTAEQAANVEMETRQQSKSGLWFRFRAGRITASKMKAACETNPLKPSESLVKSICYPESSRFENIATKWGLSNENRARDQFVKHVSHEHEGMCISDCGFFISTDRPFLGASSDGILTCACCGSACVEVKCPYTIRDDIISESNCTCLEIKEGQLTLNREHSYFYQVQTQMGVCKMDVTYFVVWTSKDLFVETIPFDKNFYENICMKADNLFQIAILPELVAKVYTTLVVDKNDLNQSLCTPLLKSSENIQSPVKSDEKLYCVCNQVEFGKMIGCDNDDCEIEWFHYGCVNIESAPAGKWFCHVCRKLPQFKRRRLARH